A window from Telopea speciosissima isolate NSW1024214 ecotype Mountain lineage chromosome 8, Tspe_v1, whole genome shotgun sequence encodes these proteins:
- the LOC122671225 gene encoding L10-interacting MYB domain-containing protein-like, translated as MATTSNKDCESATWRKDEVDAFVKCMVEEVKKGNKTTSTFNKVGWNNIKTQLEAKLGRTFVMLQLRNKMNKLRRDYRSFKKLLETSGFGWNLVTRTCTVEDDGIWEKHIKENPSWSRFKRIGLPQWPELQMIYGDSYSSAIEGVGNAQDHNLDEEDEFVMGMGESDGDGDALSVTHQLDKTPNAAIRKRSMTTDLAEAIMNMCDVSRAKMQRYTSSASPSLRSGSTDYSLRECIKVLEAMPEIGKELYMKAVRKMMDSQPWREAFICLPMEKKMWLLE; from the exons ATGGCTACAACTTCAAACAAAGACTGTGAGTCTGCAACATGGAGAAAAGATGAAGTAGATGCTTTTGTAAAATGCATGGTTGAGGAGGTGAAGAAAGGGAACAAGACCACCAGTACTTTCAACAAGGTAGGGTGGAACAACATTAAAACTCAGCTTGAGGCTAAATTAGGGCGTACATTTGTAATGTTACAGCTCCGAAATAAAATGAACAAACTCAGAAGGGATTATAGGAGTTTCAAAAAACTGTTGGAAACATCAGGCTTTGGCTGGAATTTGGTGACGAGAACTTGCACTGTAGAGGATGATGGTATCTGGGAAAAGCACATTAAG GAAAACCCAAGCTGGTCAAGATTTAAGAGAATTGGATTACCCCAGTGGCCAGAGTTGCAGATGATATATGGTGATTCTTATTCAAGTGCAATTGAAGGAGTTGGAAATGCTCAGGATCACAACTTGGATGAGGAGGATGAATTTGTTATGGGTATGGGTGAATCTGATGGAGATGGGGATGCCCTTTCAGTTACCCACCAGCTTGACAAGACCCCAAATGCC GCGATAAGGAAGAGGAGTATGACTACAGATCTCGCAGAGGCCATAATGAACATGTGTGATGTATCTCGAGCCAAAATGCAGAGGTACACCTCATCCGCATCTCCATCTCTCCGTTCTGGGAGTACGGATTACAGCTTGAGAGAGTGTATTAAAGTGTTGGAAGCTATGCCAGAGATCGGGAAGGAACTATATATGAAAGCAGTAAGGAAGATGATGGATAGCCAACCATGGAGAGAGGCTTTCATTTGTTTAccaatggaaaagaaaatgtgGCTTTTGGAGTAA
- the LOC122671220 gene encoding protein TPLATE-like isoform X1 produces MDILFAQIQADLRSNDAIRQSGALLQALQQSAAGRDISVIAKSACEEIVASPASAVCKKLAFDLIRSTRLTADLWEIVCTGVRTDLDFPDPDVTAAAVSILAAIPSYRLGKLIVDCNKEISNCFDSHSDNLRHSITETLGCILARDDLVTLCENNVNLLDRVSNWWTRIGQNMLDRSDAVSKIAFESVGRLFQEFNSKRISRLAGDKLIDSENSLAIRSNWVSWMIDFVWKSRNALMARSLILPIESFRVTVFPLVYAVKAVASGSVEVIRQLSKSSGNSSSNTDMMNLGNAEKLVGVSDVVTHLVPFLSSLDPALIFEVGINMLYLADVPGGKPEWASQSIIAILTLWDRQEFSSARESIVRAVVTNLHLLDLHMQISLFKRLLLMVRNLRAESDRMHALACICRTALCVDLFAKESVRRGQKPLAGTDIASLFEEVRIKDDLNSVTSKSLFREELVASLVESCFQLSLPLPEQKNSGTESRVIGALAYGTGYGALNWTEPALEVVEVCRPCVKWDCEGRSYAIDCYLKLLVRLCHIYDTRGGVKRVKDGASQDQILNETRLQNLQRELVKDLHEMNTPRICARLIWAVAEHIDLEGLDPLLADDPDDPLNIIVANIHKVLFSVDSSATTSNRLQDVQAVLLCAQRLGSRHPRAGQLLTKDLEDFKNNGLADSVNKHQCRLLLQRIKYATSHPESRWAGVSESRGDYPFSHHKLTVQFYEASAAQDRKLEGLVHKAIQELWRPDPSELTLLLTKGVDSTSIKVPPSVYTLTGSSDPCYVEAYHLTDSTDGRITLHLKVLNLTELELNRVDIRVGLSGALYFMNGSPQAVRQLRNLVSQDPVLCSVTGGVSHFERCALWVQVLHYPFYGSAAGEYGDGDYAEEDTQIMRQKRSLKPELGDPVVLRCQPYVIPLTDLLLPHKISPVEYFRLWPSLPAILEYSGAYTYEGSGFRATAAQQYGASPFLSGLKSLSSKPFHRVCSHVLRTVAGFQLCFAAKTWFGGFLGMMIFGASEVSRNVDLGDETTTMMCKFVVRGSDASIIKEIGSDIQGWLDDITDGGVEYMPEDEVKLAAVERLRISMERIALLKAAQPPPKHSKPDEEEEEEEEEEEETDEIQNKSKEKKENGEEDGKQKGPSTLSKLTAEEAEHRALQAAVLQEWHMLCKERVTKVH; encoded by the exons ATGGACATTCTATTTGCTCAGATCCAGGCTGATCTGCGCTCCAATGATGCTATTCGCCAGTCCGGTGCTCTTCTGCAAGCTCTTCAGCAGTCGGCCGCCGGCAGAGACATTTCCGTCATTGCAAAATCAGCCTGTGAAGAGATAGTTGCATCTCCGGCTTCCGCCGTCTGTAAGAAGCTCGCTTTTGATCTCATCCGTTCGACTCGACTCACTGCGGATCTATGGGAGATTGTTTGCACTGGTGTCCGCACCGATCTCGACTTCCCAGACCCCGATGTCACTGCTGCGGCTGTCTCTATCCTTGCTGCTATACCTTCATATCGTCTCGGCAAGCTCATCGTCGATTGCAATAAGGAAATTTCCAATTGCTTTGATTCTCATAGTGATAATCTTCGGCATTCAATCACTGAAACGCTTGGATGCATTCTAGCGCGGGATGATCTCGTTACTCTGTGCGAGAACAATGTAAATTTGCTTGATAGGGTCTCAAATTGGTGGACGAGGATTGGCCAAAATATGCTTGATCGATCTGATGCAGTTTCGAAAATTGCATTTGAGTCAGTCGGAAGGCTGTTTCAGGAGTTCAATTCCAAGAGGATCAGCCGGTTGGCTGGGGATAAACTCATTGATAGCGAGAATTCGCTTGCTATTCGGTCCAATTGGGTTTCTTGGATGATTGATTTCGTTTGGAAGAGCAGGAATGCCTTGATGGCAAGGTCCTTGATTTTACCGATTGAGAGTTTCAGGGTTACTGTATTTCCACTTGTTTATGCAGTGAAGGCCGTGGCTTCCGGTTCAGTTGAGGTCATTCGGCAGCTCTCTAAGTCGTCTGGGAACAGTAGTAGTAATACAGACATGATGAATTTGGGTAACGCAGAGAAGCTTGTAGGTGTTTCGGATGTGGTTACGCATTTGGTGCCGTTTTTATCATCTTTGGACCCTGCTTTAATATTTGAGGTGGGGATTAATATGCTGTATCTAGCTGATGTCCCTGGAGGTAAGCCTGAATGGGCTTCTCAATCGATCATTGCAATCCTCACTCTTTGGGATAGACAGGAGTTCTCTTCTGCTAGAGAAAGCATAGTCAGAGCTGTTGTTACAAATCTACATCTCTTGGATCTCCACATGCAG ATTTCGTTGTTCAAGAGGTTGCTTCTTATGGTCAGAAACTTAAGGGCAGAATCAGATCGTATGCACGCTCTAGCATGTATATGTCGTACAGCTCTTTGTGTTGATCTCTTTGCAAAGGAAAGTGTCAGAAGAGGACAGAAACCCCTCGCTGGTACTGATATTGCTTCACTTTTTGAGGAAGTGAGGATAAAAGATGACCTTAACAGTGTCACTAGTAAAAGCTTATTTCGAGAGGAGCTAGTTGCTTCGCTAGTAGAAAGTTGTTTTCAGTTGTCTCTTCCATTGCCTGAGCAAAAGAATTCAGGTACTGAGAGCAGAGTCATTGGAGCTTTGGCTTATGGTACTGGTTATGGTGCATTAAACTGGACGGAGCCAGCTCTGGAGGTAGTGGAAGTTTGTAGACCTTGCGTTAAATGGGACTGTGAGGGGCGGAGTTATGCCATAGACTGTTATTTGAAGTTACTTGTTAGATTATGCCATATCTATGATACCAGAGGAGGTGTTAAAAGGGTTAAAGACGGGGCTTCTCAGGATCAGATTCTCAACGAGACAAGATTACAAAATTTGCAACGTGAACTGGTTAAAGATCTGCATGAG ATGAACACACCTAGGATATGTGCCCGGCTTATTTGGGCTGTTGCAGAGCACATTGATCTGGAAGGTCTGGATCCACTCCTAGCTGATGACCCTGATGATCCATTGAACATTATTGTTGCAAATATCCACAAAGTCTTGTTCAGTGTAGATTCATCTGCAACTACATCAAATAGGCTTCAGGATGTGCAGGCAGTTCTTTTATGTGCTCAACGTTTGGGGTCACGTCATCCTAGGGCAGGGCAGCTTTTGACTAAAGACCTAGAGGATTTCAAAAATAATGGCCTTGCTGATTCAGTAAACAAGCATCAGTGCCGTCTTCTATTGCAGAGAATTAAATATGCCACAAGTCATCCTGAAAGCAG GTGGGCTGGAGTTAGTGAAAGTAGAGGAGATTACCCCTTTAGCCACCACAAACTTACTGTTCAGTTTTATGAAGCATCTGCAGCTCAAGACAGAAAGTTGGAAGGACTGGTCcacaaggccatccaagagctTTGGAGACCTGATCCTAGTGAATTAACTCTTCTTCTAACAAAAGGTGTTGACTCTACTTCCATCAAGGTACCTCCAAGTGTATATACATTGACAGGAAGCAGTGATCCTTGCTACGTTGAAGCGTATCATTTGACTGATTCAACCGATGGAAGGATCACCCTGCATCTAAAG GTTTTAAATTTGACCGAGCTGGAACTTAATAGAGTTGATATACGAGTCGGGCTATCTGGTGCACTATATTTTATGAATGGATCTCCTCAAGCGGTGCGGCAGTTGCGTAATCTTGTTTCTCAG GATCCAGTGCTTTGCAGTGTGACTGGGGGAGTTTCCCACTTTGAGAGATGTGCCCTTTGGGTTCAAGTTTTGCACTACCCTTTCTATGGAAGTGCTGCAGGAGAGTATGGTGACGGAGATTATGCTGAAGAAGACACACAAATCATGAGGCAGAAGAGGAGTTTAAAACCAGAACTTGGAGATCCTGTAGTCTTGAGGTGTCAGCCGTATGTGATTCCACTAACTGATCTCCTTTTGCCACACAAAATCTCACCTGTTGAATATTTCCGCTTATGGCCTAGTTTACCGGCTATACTTGAGTACTCTGGTGCATATACGTATGAAGGAAGTGGTTTCAGGGCTACCGCTGCACAGCAATATGGCGCTTCTCCTTTTCTTAGTGGACTAAAATCCCTTTCCTCTAAGCCTTTCCATAGAGTTTGCTCACATGTACTCCGAACAGTGGCTGGGTTTCAA TTATGTTTTGCTGCCAAGACTTGGTTTGGTGGCTTCTTGGGTATGATGATATTTGGTGCTAGTGAGGTGAGCAGAAATGTGGATCTGGGAGACGAGACAACAACAATGATGTGCAAATTTGTGGTCCGAGGCTCCGATGCATCAATCATAAAGGAGATTGGATCCGATATACAGGGGTGGTTAGATGACATTACAGATGGGGGTGTGGAATACATGCCGGAAGATGAAGTCAAATTGGCTGCAGTTGAGAGGCTGAGGATCTCAATGGAACGGATAGCGTTGCTCAAGGCTGCTCAACCACCACCAAAACATTCAAAacctgatgaagaagaagaggaggaagaggaggaagaggaggaaactGATGAGATACAGAACAAGAgtaaggaaaagaaagaaaatggtgaAGAAGATGGTAAACAGAAAGGGCCTTCAACCCTATCGAAGTTGACGGCTGAGGAAGCTGAGCATCGTGCACTTCAGGCAGCAGTTCTGCAGGAATGGCATATGCTTTGCAAAGAGAGAGTGACAAAAGTTCACTGA
- the LOC122671220 gene encoding protein TPLATE-like isoform X2 → MDILFAQIQADLRSNDAIRQSGALLQALQQSAAGRDISVIAKSACEEIVASPASAVCKKLAFDLIRSTRLTADLWEIVCTGVRTDLDFPDPDVTAAAVSILAAIPSYRLGKLIVDCNKEISNCFDSHSDNLRHSITETLGCILARDDLVTLCENNVNLLDRVSNWWTRIGQNMLDRSDAVSKIAFESVGRLFQEFNSKRISRLAGDKLIDSENSLAIRSNWVSWMIDFVWKSRNALMARSLILPIESFRVTVFPLVYAVKAVASGSVEVIRQLSKSSGNSSSNTDMMNLGNAEKLVGVSDVVTHLVPFLSSLDPALIFEVGINMLYLADVPGGKPEWASQSIIAILTLWDRQEFSSARESIVRAVVTNLHLLDLHMQISLFKRLLLMVRNLRAESDRMHALACICRTALCVDLFAKESVRRGQKPLAGTDIASLFEEVRIKDDLNSVTSKSLFREELVASLVESCFQLSLPLPEQKNSGTESRVIGALAYGTGYGALNWTEPALEVVEVCRPCVKWDCEGRSYAIDCYLKLLVRLCHIYDTRGGVKRVKDGASQDQILNETRLQNLQRELVKDLHEMNTPRICARLIWAVAEHIDLEGLDPLLADDPDDPLNIIVANIHKVLFSVDSSATTSNRLQDVQAVLLCAQRLGSRHPRAGQLLTKDLEDFKNNGLADSVNKHQCRLLLQRIKYATSHPESRWAGVSESRGDYPFSHHKLTVQFYEASAAQDRKLEGLVHKAIQELWRPDPSELTLLLTKGVDSTSIKVPPSVYTLTGSSDPCYVEAYHLTDSTDGRITLHLKVLNLTELELNRVDIRVGLSGALYFMNGSPQAVRQLRNLVSQCFAV, encoded by the exons ATGGACATTCTATTTGCTCAGATCCAGGCTGATCTGCGCTCCAATGATGCTATTCGCCAGTCCGGTGCTCTTCTGCAAGCTCTTCAGCAGTCGGCCGCCGGCAGAGACATTTCCGTCATTGCAAAATCAGCCTGTGAAGAGATAGTTGCATCTCCGGCTTCCGCCGTCTGTAAGAAGCTCGCTTTTGATCTCATCCGTTCGACTCGACTCACTGCGGATCTATGGGAGATTGTTTGCACTGGTGTCCGCACCGATCTCGACTTCCCAGACCCCGATGTCACTGCTGCGGCTGTCTCTATCCTTGCTGCTATACCTTCATATCGTCTCGGCAAGCTCATCGTCGATTGCAATAAGGAAATTTCCAATTGCTTTGATTCTCATAGTGATAATCTTCGGCATTCAATCACTGAAACGCTTGGATGCATTCTAGCGCGGGATGATCTCGTTACTCTGTGCGAGAACAATGTAAATTTGCTTGATAGGGTCTCAAATTGGTGGACGAGGATTGGCCAAAATATGCTTGATCGATCTGATGCAGTTTCGAAAATTGCATTTGAGTCAGTCGGAAGGCTGTTTCAGGAGTTCAATTCCAAGAGGATCAGCCGGTTGGCTGGGGATAAACTCATTGATAGCGAGAATTCGCTTGCTATTCGGTCCAATTGGGTTTCTTGGATGATTGATTTCGTTTGGAAGAGCAGGAATGCCTTGATGGCAAGGTCCTTGATTTTACCGATTGAGAGTTTCAGGGTTACTGTATTTCCACTTGTTTATGCAGTGAAGGCCGTGGCTTCCGGTTCAGTTGAGGTCATTCGGCAGCTCTCTAAGTCGTCTGGGAACAGTAGTAGTAATACAGACATGATGAATTTGGGTAACGCAGAGAAGCTTGTAGGTGTTTCGGATGTGGTTACGCATTTGGTGCCGTTTTTATCATCTTTGGACCCTGCTTTAATATTTGAGGTGGGGATTAATATGCTGTATCTAGCTGATGTCCCTGGAGGTAAGCCTGAATGGGCTTCTCAATCGATCATTGCAATCCTCACTCTTTGGGATAGACAGGAGTTCTCTTCTGCTAGAGAAAGCATAGTCAGAGCTGTTGTTACAAATCTACATCTCTTGGATCTCCACATGCAG ATTTCGTTGTTCAAGAGGTTGCTTCTTATGGTCAGAAACTTAAGGGCAGAATCAGATCGTATGCACGCTCTAGCATGTATATGTCGTACAGCTCTTTGTGTTGATCTCTTTGCAAAGGAAAGTGTCAGAAGAGGACAGAAACCCCTCGCTGGTACTGATATTGCTTCACTTTTTGAGGAAGTGAGGATAAAAGATGACCTTAACAGTGTCACTAGTAAAAGCTTATTTCGAGAGGAGCTAGTTGCTTCGCTAGTAGAAAGTTGTTTTCAGTTGTCTCTTCCATTGCCTGAGCAAAAGAATTCAGGTACTGAGAGCAGAGTCATTGGAGCTTTGGCTTATGGTACTGGTTATGGTGCATTAAACTGGACGGAGCCAGCTCTGGAGGTAGTGGAAGTTTGTAGACCTTGCGTTAAATGGGACTGTGAGGGGCGGAGTTATGCCATAGACTGTTATTTGAAGTTACTTGTTAGATTATGCCATATCTATGATACCAGAGGAGGTGTTAAAAGGGTTAAAGACGGGGCTTCTCAGGATCAGATTCTCAACGAGACAAGATTACAAAATTTGCAACGTGAACTGGTTAAAGATCTGCATGAG ATGAACACACCTAGGATATGTGCCCGGCTTATTTGGGCTGTTGCAGAGCACATTGATCTGGAAGGTCTGGATCCACTCCTAGCTGATGACCCTGATGATCCATTGAACATTATTGTTGCAAATATCCACAAAGTCTTGTTCAGTGTAGATTCATCTGCAACTACATCAAATAGGCTTCAGGATGTGCAGGCAGTTCTTTTATGTGCTCAACGTTTGGGGTCACGTCATCCTAGGGCAGGGCAGCTTTTGACTAAAGACCTAGAGGATTTCAAAAATAATGGCCTTGCTGATTCAGTAAACAAGCATCAGTGCCGTCTTCTATTGCAGAGAATTAAATATGCCACAAGTCATCCTGAAAGCAG GTGGGCTGGAGTTAGTGAAAGTAGAGGAGATTACCCCTTTAGCCACCACAAACTTACTGTTCAGTTTTATGAAGCATCTGCAGCTCAAGACAGAAAGTTGGAAGGACTGGTCcacaaggccatccaagagctTTGGAGACCTGATCCTAGTGAATTAACTCTTCTTCTAACAAAAGGTGTTGACTCTACTTCCATCAAGGTACCTCCAAGTGTATATACATTGACAGGAAGCAGTGATCCTTGCTACGTTGAAGCGTATCATTTGACTGATTCAACCGATGGAAGGATCACCCTGCATCTAAAG GTTTTAAATTTGACCGAGCTGGAACTTAATAGAGTTGATATACGAGTCGGGCTATCTGGTGCACTATATTTTATGAATGGATCTCCTCAAGCGGTGCGGCAGTTGCGTAATCTTGTTTCTCAG TGCTTTGCAGTGTGA